A genomic segment from Manduca sexta isolate Smith_Timp_Sample1 unplaced genomic scaffold, JHU_Msex_v1.0 HiC_scaffold_3504, whole genome shotgun sequence encodes:
- the LOC119193010 gene encoding uncharacterized protein LOC119193010, which yields MATKYHVVTFVNSKSENETKYAFVPESWVKVHRLTDNTAVIVYPSEDSSIEERVRKNEIPAADWKRHLCEIVSSTNDVNEAVLSTLRYTSLGSASVNKGVKANKHKSNTIDLNKELSSSKKPRITSQVQNNRTPSEGPMGSSTPIAKNNTTNTEKNVHENTSLIKSLAFSNPKNNKNPQNEIISNEKEDRHHI from the exons ATGGCGACAAAGTATCATGTTGTTACGTTCGTAAATTCTAAAAGTGAGAATGAAACTAAGTATGCCTTCGTGCCGGAATCGTGGGTGAAAGTTCATCGTCTGACGGATAACACGGCTGTGATCGTTTACCCCAGCGAGGACTCATCGATTGAAGAGCGAGTTAGGAAGAATGAGATACCAGCGGCGGACTGGAAGCGGCATTTGTGCGAGATTGTATCTAGTACTA atgatGTCAACGAAGCAGTTCTTTCCACGTTGCGGTACACAAGCCTAGGATCAGCCTCAGTAAATAAAG GTGTCAAAGcgaataaacataaatcaaacaCTATAGACTTGAATAAGGAACTGTCGAGCAGTAAGAAGCCTCGTATCACATCTCAAGTTCAAAACAATAGAACACCAAGCGAAGGACCCATGGGATCTTCTACACCTATAGCTAAAAATAATACAACCAATACTGAAAAAAATGTACACGAAAatacaagtttaataaaatcactTGCATTTTCTAaccctaaaaataataagaacccgcaaaatgaaattatatccAATGAAAAAGAAGACAGACACCATATTTAG